Proteins encoded within one genomic window of Legionella sp. PC997:
- a CDS encoding GNAT family N-acetyltransferase — protein MNHTKSFIFKPLTENDLILLYQWFQEPVINQWYARGKLWSLKDIKEKYLPRVLRGHNVPSFIIYINGLPLGFIQYYCLSNHVPEGIGHKNHPLFHLYQPNNLAGIDLFIASSNQRGKGLGQQIIESFITELPNSINAILVDPAVNNHQAIRCYEKAGFKRTNYSEDNSYLILLKRL, from the coding sequence ATGAATCATACCAAGTCCTTTATTTTTAAGCCATTAACAGAAAATGACCTTATTCTTTTATATCAATGGTTCCAAGAACCTGTTATTAATCAATGGTATGCTCGAGGTAAATTGTGGTCATTGAAGGACATCAAAGAAAAATATCTCCCCCGTGTTCTAAGAGGCCATAATGTACCAAGTTTTATTATTTATATTAATGGCCTTCCTCTTGGATTTATCCAGTATTACTGTTTAAGTAATCATGTTCCAGAAGGGATTGGTCATAAAAACCATCCTTTATTTCATCTTTATCAACCCAATAACTTGGCAGGTATCGATCTCTTTATCGCTTCCAGCAATCAACGTGGGAAAGGATTGGGTCAACAAATTATTGAATCATTCATAACAGAGCTTCCCAATAGCATTAATGCCATTCTTGTTGATCCAGCAGTGAATAATCACCAGGCAATTCGTTGCTATGAAAAAGCTGGATTTAAACGTACTAATTACAGTGAAGACAACTCCTATTTAATCTTACTTAAACGTCTTTAG
- the pgeF gene encoding peptidoglycan editing factor PgeF has product MKTNLANWPAPKNVMALSTTRLSGYSQAPYDSNNMGLGVGDREDHVLKNRQQLVEMLHLPGEPQWLSQTHSTRCIIVEDDSNRNADASITRSAKFPLVILTADCLPIMLSNVQGTEIAAIHAGWKGLAQGIVENTLDKMKSTPSDVLAWIGPSICQKCYEIGEEVYQTFTNHYPLSKQAFKPANGKWLANLPLIAEIVLISKGIKAVYQSGLCTFELKNELYSYRRTSQTGRIATLIWFNDQPQD; this is encoded by the coding sequence ATGAAGACTAACTTAGCAAATTGGCCAGCGCCAAAAAATGTCATGGCTTTGAGTACAACACGTTTATCAGGATATAGCCAAGCTCCTTATGACAGCAATAACATGGGGTTGGGTGTGGGGGATCGTGAGGACCATGTGCTAAAAAATAGACAACAACTTGTGGAGATGTTACATCTTCCAGGTGAACCTCAGTGGTTATCCCAAACTCATAGCACTCGCTGTATTATTGTTGAAGACGACTCCAATAGAAATGCAGATGCCTCCATAACTCGTTCAGCAAAATTCCCTTTAGTGATCCTTACTGCCGATTGCCTTCCTATTATGCTTTCTAATGTGCAAGGCACTGAGATTGCAGCAATTCATGCAGGCTGGAAAGGCCTGGCTCAAGGTATTGTTGAAAATACACTTGATAAAATGAAGAGCACTCCATCTGATGTATTGGCTTGGATAGGGCCATCAATTTGTCAAAAGTGTTATGAAATTGGGGAGGAGGTATACCAAACATTTACCAACCATTACCCTTTAAGTAAGCAAGCTTTTAAACCTGCTAACGGAAAATGGCTGGCTAATTTACCTCTAATTGCTGAAATTGTGCTGATCTCTAAAGGGATTAAAGCGGTTTATCAGTCTGGTTTATGTACTTTTGAGTTAAAAAATGAGTTGTATTCCTATCGAAGAACGTCACAAACAGGTAGAATAGCTACCTTAATCTGGTTTAATGATCAACCTCAGGACTAA
- the lspD gene encoding GspD family T2SS secretin variant LspD codes for MRSIVIIILTFICSALTYANEINISTTTKNGNTTFYLQAGAFNLEKDAKQRQKELSALVTEPVEIKNLSDKKLYLIQIGPISDYLTARELQNKLSQKISSKKNEPNENQYPYINQSTPPESSSNPIETPPINGKLWNLRNADIRAVIAEVSRVTGKNFVIDPRVQGKISIVSATPMNNNELYQVFLSVLQVSGYAAIPSGAIIKIIPNIDAKTQSPDLLSGIKQPPRGDDMMVAVVPVHYVPSEQLVPVLRPLMPQWSSISAYAPSNMLILSGRANNIRSLADIIKQVDNSSANGIDIVHLRHSLAMDIAATLKDLVKTQPNMGGTRTQLTVAADDRSNSLLVSGSKTDRIRLRMLILKLDRESSEGLNSNTQVVYLNYLRAEDLVPILAGIAQANFSGNVGTTIGTITRPILDSTNPASNLASNSNIQGSTTTSTSLYSTGSGGGGGGSSLTASGATANTTTTTTQNEGTTKPSVQIIAEPNTNSIILNAPASVIRILKRVIAQLDIKPAQLLIEALVAEINQSDVNDLGIEWGSDQQTGRPDTFRPGFAIINSSTRLDDFQAQIYALARENKANILSTPSVVVLDNRQAKILVGKQVSIASTTQPANAGGTTNNGVPFTTFDRVNVALHLYVRPQITRGNGIQLQIDQGNDTLDPPVVAPNSTTPTFRISSIVTSVHVESGDIVVLGGLTQDSLGNDNNRLPVLGDIPGVGRLFKRNINSREKRVLMVFIKPIILRNERENMLMTSQKYNNVRQFELDWLKSQDAFVQSNNATVLPALKRAELPKPFNRPPLLVTK; via the coding sequence ATGCGCTCGATAGTCATTATAATTTTAACATTTATTTGCTCAGCATTAACTTATGCAAACGAAATTAATATTTCCACGACCACTAAAAATGGGAATACTACTTTTTATCTGCAAGCTGGCGCATTTAATTTGGAAAAAGATGCAAAGCAACGTCAAAAAGAATTATCTGCACTGGTCACCGAACCTGTTGAAATTAAGAATCTATCCGATAAAAAACTTTATTTGATACAAATAGGACCAATTAGCGATTACCTCACAGCACGAGAATTACAAAATAAGCTATCCCAAAAGATCAGTTCAAAGAAAAATGAGCCCAACGAGAATCAATATCCTTACATAAACCAATCCACTCCGCCTGAAAGCTCCAGTAATCCAATTGAAACTCCGCCAATAAATGGCAAACTATGGAATTTAAGGAATGCTGATATTAGAGCGGTTATCGCTGAGGTGTCACGAGTTACTGGTAAAAATTTTGTCATTGACCCCCGAGTGCAAGGGAAAATATCAATCGTATCGGCAACACCAATGAACAATAACGAGCTTTATCAAGTATTTCTTTCAGTCTTACAAGTCTCAGGCTATGCTGCAATACCCAGTGGTGCAATCATTAAAATTATTCCCAATATTGATGCGAAAACACAATCTCCTGATCTTTTAAGCGGCATAAAACAACCTCCTAGAGGCGATGACATGATGGTGGCTGTAGTCCCTGTTCATTATGTTCCATCAGAGCAATTAGTTCCGGTTTTACGCCCCTTAATGCCACAATGGAGTAGCATTTCTGCTTACGCTCCTTCAAATATGCTTATTTTATCAGGTAGAGCAAATAACATTCGTAGTCTTGCAGACATCATAAAGCAAGTGGATAACTCATCTGCAAATGGCATTGATATAGTTCATTTAAGACACTCATTAGCAATGGATATTGCTGCCACCTTAAAAGATCTTGTTAAAACCCAGCCCAACATGGGGGGGACACGCACTCAACTCACTGTAGCGGCAGATGACCGCTCCAATTCTCTATTAGTCAGCGGCTCTAAAACCGACAGAATACGCCTTAGAATGTTGATATTAAAGTTAGATAGGGAAAGTTCCGAAGGCCTTAACTCGAACACGCAGGTAGTTTATCTAAATTACCTTAGAGCTGAAGACTTGGTCCCCATCCTGGCCGGAATTGCCCAGGCAAATTTTAGTGGGAATGTTGGAACAACCATTGGTACCATTACTCGCCCTATTTTGGATAGTACTAATCCCGCTTCCAATCTTGCCAGTAACTCAAATATACAAGGCTCTACCACCACTTCTACTTCTCTTTACTCAACCGGATCAGGTGGCGGTGGGGGTGGTTCTTCATTAACTGCCTCAGGAGCTACTGCAAATACTACGACTACCACGACACAAAATGAAGGAACAACCAAACCCTCAGTACAAATTATTGCTGAACCCAATACGAACTCTATCATCCTTAATGCGCCAGCATCGGTAATCCGTATTCTGAAAAGGGTAATTGCCCAACTGGACATCAAACCAGCCCAATTACTAATTGAAGCGTTAGTTGCCGAAATTAATCAATCGGATGTTAATGACTTAGGTATTGAATGGGGAAGTGATCAACAAACAGGAAGGCCTGACACCTTTAGACCAGGATTTGCTATAATTAACAGCAGTACAAGACTTGATGATTTTCAAGCACAAATATATGCTTTAGCCAGAGAAAATAAAGCGAATATTTTATCAACACCTTCAGTTGTAGTTCTTGATAACCGCCAAGCTAAGATATTAGTGGGTAAACAGGTTTCGATAGCGTCCACCACTCAACCCGCAAATGCCGGAGGTACAACAAATAATGGGGTCCCATTTACCACATTTGATCGGGTCAATGTTGCATTACATCTCTATGTCAGACCCCAAATTACACGCGGAAATGGAATCCAACTGCAAATTGATCAAGGAAATGACACGTTGGATCCCCCCGTTGTTGCACCAAACTCAACCACACCGACATTTAGAATTAGTAGTATCGTTACCTCGGTTCATGTTGAGAGTGGTGATATAGTTGTTTTAGGAGGTTTGACGCAAGATAGTTTAGGTAATGACAATAATCGTTTACCTGTTTTGGGAGATATACCGGGTGTGGGTCGTTTATTCAAACGAAATATAAATTCTCGGGAAAAACGAGTACTTATGGTCTTCATAAAGCCAATTATTTTGCGTAATGAACGAGAAAATATGCTTATGACCAGTCAAAAATACAATAATGTACGCCAATTCGAACTGGATTGGTTAAAATCGCAAGATGCTTTTGTACAAAGCAATAACGCAACGGTATTACCCGCTTTGAAACGCGCCGAATTACCAAAACCGTTTAATCGTCCACCTTTGTTAGTCACGAAATAA
- a CDS encoding NCS2 family permease, with amino-acid sequence MERLKSYFLKDTTLRTEIIAGITTFLTMVYIAFINPSILHDAGMDQGAVFTATCLITAFACLIAGIFANTPIGIAPGMALNIFFSYTVVQGMGIPWQQALAIVFLSGVLFFIMSLTSLRRLLIEAIPHNLQIAILIGISLLIALITLQNNQIIIEDQHNLMRLGELNRPESGLFFLGFLLILILDYFQIPGAIILGILSISLLSLLLGLSTWQGLISMPPSMEPTFLKLDFSGLNTALALKATFTFFLIAVFDATGTLIGLLNPSVFKQQENYSKRLSNCLTADAAASAVAGLLGSASTSPYIESAAGIEAGGRGGITAIVIAIGFLLMLFFSPLARMIPNYAVGPALLYVACCMMKHLTDMKLHDVSETAPCMVTIMMIPFTASIADGIGGGIILYTLLKLLTRQKINLLLLLLSIVFIIFFLVS; translated from the coding sequence ATGGAACGGTTAAAGTCCTATTTTCTCAAAGACACTACCTTGAGAACTGAAATCATTGCGGGAATTACCACTTTTTTAACCATGGTATATATCGCCTTCATTAATCCAAGCATACTTCATGATGCTGGGATGGATCAGGGAGCAGTCTTTACAGCCACTTGTCTGATTACTGCTTTCGCTTGTCTCATTGCAGGAATATTTGCCAACACTCCTATAGGCATTGCGCCTGGTATGGCATTAAATATTTTCTTTTCTTATACGGTAGTTCAAGGCATGGGAATACCTTGGCAACAAGCCTTAGCCATTGTATTTCTTTCAGGTGTCTTATTTTTTATAATGTCACTTACCAGTCTGAGACGTCTTTTAATCGAAGCAATTCCCCATAATTTACAAATTGCTATCTTAATAGGAATCAGTTTATTAATTGCTTTAATTACCTTGCAAAACAATCAAATTATTATTGAGGATCAGCACAATTTAATGCGTCTTGGTGAACTCAATCGTCCGGAAAGCGGCTTATTTTTCTTAGGTTTTTTACTCATATTGATTTTAGATTATTTTCAAATTCCAGGAGCAATAATTCTTGGAATACTCAGTATTTCTCTCTTAAGTTTATTGCTGGGTTTATCGACCTGGCAAGGATTAATTTCCATGCCCCCTTCCATGGAGCCTACTTTTTTAAAACTTGATTTTTCTGGCCTAAATACCGCTCTTGCTTTAAAAGCCACATTTACCTTTTTTTTAATTGCTGTGTTCGATGCTACTGGGACGTTGATTGGTTTATTAAATCCATCTGTATTTAAACAACAAGAAAATTATTCAAAACGTCTTAGCAATTGTTTAACTGCAGATGCAGCTGCTTCTGCTGTAGCAGGATTATTAGGCTCTGCGAGTACCTCTCCCTATATCGAGTCTGCTGCAGGAATTGAAGCCGGTGGACGCGGCGGAATAACAGCTATAGTGATTGCTATCGGATTTCTTCTTATGTTGTTTTTCTCACCATTGGCACGGATGATTCCTAACTATGCAGTAGGTCCCGCCCTTTTGTATGTGGCTTGCTGTATGATGAAACATCTCACCGATATGAAGTTGCATGATGTCAGTGAAACCGCTCCATGTATGGTAACGATTATGATGATCCCTTTTACTGCTTCTATTGCTGATGGAATTGGTGGAGGTATTATTCTATATACTTTATTAAAGCTTTTAACACGACAAAAAATTAATCTTTTACTCTTATTATTAAGTATTGTTTTTATAATATTTTTCCTAGTAAGTTAA
- a CDS encoding dihydrofolate reductase family protein, translating into MSMKCSVFIATTVDGFIARENGSIDWLNHFNTLVPPGEDGGYQSFISTVDGLVMGRNSFEQVLSFDEWPYGDLPVVVLSSKTINIPRHLQKCVSLSAEKPSVLVERLAEKGIKHLYIDGGITIQRFISENLIDELTITLIPILLGSGRSLFGPLKQDIDLELMETKNIGCGIVQLKYQVVTKKV; encoded by the coding sequence ATGTCCATGAAGTGCTCCGTATTTATTGCCACAACTGTGGATGGATTTATCGCTCGAGAGAATGGCTCTATTGATTGGCTTAACCACTTTAATACTCTAGTGCCCCCAGGTGAAGATGGCGGTTATCAATCATTTATTTCTACAGTCGATGGATTGGTTATGGGAAGAAACTCCTTTGAACAGGTCCTATCATTTGATGAATGGCCATATGGGGATCTTCCCGTAGTGGTCCTGAGTAGCAAAACAATAAATATTCCCAGACATTTGCAAAAATGCGTTTCTTTATCTGCTGAAAAACCATCCGTCCTTGTTGAACGCTTGGCAGAAAAAGGAATAAAACATCTTTATATTGATGGAGGAATCACCATTCAAAGATTTATTTCTGAAAATTTGATTGATGAATTAACAATTACATTAATTCCTATACTACTTGGTTCTGGGCGTTCATTATTTGGTCCGCTAAAACAGGATATCGATCTCGAATTGATGGAAACGAAAAATATAGGTTGTGGAATTGTTCAATTGAAATATCAGGTCGTGACTAAAAAAGTTTGA
- a CDS encoding Do family serine endopeptidase gives MIKHIKFIISTLLLLTATFTYAANEAAPAPIPSLAPVLKNIMPAIVNVAVQGYLPPNATSPGSAGNDEEAQNSRQPNQTAPEKGRKFESIGSGVIVDAQNGIIITNDHVIRNANLVTITLQDGRRLKAKLIGSDSETDLAILKISATNLKSLPIGDSDQLQVGDFVVAIGNPFGLNSFGNSQSATFGIVSALKRSDLNIEGVENFIQTDAAINPGNSGGALVNTKGELIGINTAILSPYGGNVGIGFAIPINMAKDVAQQIIKFGSIHRGLMGIFVQHLTPELAHSLGYPEDFQGALVSQVNPNSPAERAGLKSGDIITQINNTKITQATQVKTTISLLRVGSNVKMVVLRDGKTISLDAVVTDIKSHEQKLQSENPFLYGLALRNFEQETPPHGNVIGVQVVGASETSAGWRAGLRPGDIIISANKSPIKDVKSLQQVAQQKKQELLVQILRGPGAMYLLII, from the coding sequence ATGATTAAACATATCAAATTCATTATAAGTACCCTGCTTCTTTTGACAGCCACATTCACCTATGCGGCTAACGAAGCAGCTCCCGCTCCTATACCGAGTTTAGCTCCGGTCTTAAAAAATATTATGCCTGCAATAGTCAATGTTGCGGTACAGGGTTATTTACCCCCTAATGCTACGTCACCCGGTTCTGCTGGCAATGATGAGGAAGCGCAGAATAGTAGACAGCCTAATCAAACTGCTCCTGAAAAAGGGCGTAAATTTGAAAGTATAGGCTCTGGTGTTATCGTAGACGCGCAAAACGGAATTATTATTACTAACGATCATGTAATTCGCAATGCGAACCTTGTTACCATTACGCTACAAGATGGTCGACGTTTAAAAGCGAAGCTGATTGGTAGTGATAGCGAAACAGACTTAGCTATCTTAAAAATCAGCGCAACAAACTTAAAATCATTGCCTATAGGGGATTCAGATCAATTACAAGTAGGTGATTTTGTAGTTGCTATTGGTAACCCTTTCGGCTTAAACAGTTTTGGTAACAGTCAGTCTGCGACCTTTGGTATTGTTAGTGCATTAAAACGTAGTGACCTAAATATCGAGGGAGTAGAAAACTTTATTCAAACTGATGCAGCAATTAATCCAGGTAACTCTGGGGGTGCATTGGTTAATACAAAAGGAGAATTGATTGGAATTAATACTGCAATTCTTTCTCCTTATGGCGGTAATGTCGGAATTGGTTTTGCTATACCCATTAATATGGCAAAAGATGTAGCGCAACAAATTATTAAGTTCGGCTCAATTCATCGGGGCTTAATGGGTATATTTGTTCAACATTTGACACCTGAACTTGCCCATTCTTTAGGATATCCCGAAGATTTCCAAGGTGCATTGGTATCACAAGTTAATCCAAATTCACCCGCAGAACGAGCTGGGTTGAAATCAGGTGATATTATTACTCAAATTAACAATACAAAAATCACCCAAGCAACTCAGGTAAAAACAACCATTAGCCTCTTACGTGTCGGTTCTAATGTTAAAATGGTTGTTCTCCGTGACGGCAAAACAATCTCCCTTGATGCAGTGGTAACTGACATTAAATCACACGAACAAAAACTCCAATCAGAAAACCCTTTTCTTTATGGGCTTGCATTAAGAAACTTTGAGCAAGAAACACCACCTCATGGTAATGTCATTGGTGTACAAGTCGTGGGGGCTTCAGAAACAAGTGCTGGATGGCGTGCTGGTTTAAGACCCGGAGACATCATTATCTCTGCAAATAAGTCACCTATTAAAGACGTTAAATCACTACAGCAAGTTGCTCAACAGAAAAAGCAAGAATTGTTAGTTCAAATATTACGTGGACCCGGAGCCATGTATTTATTGATTATTTAA
- the lspE gene encoding GspE family T2SS ATPase variant LspE, whose protein sequence is MDSEEKLLKIPYSFAKNHGIVVANEKSDNQALVYHLPNTSLQSLAEIKRLLQCEFTLKQVDESAFQQHLAHVYQSKSSILEAAGGMEEDMDLSLLASQLPVSEDLLENQDDAPIIRLLNALFTQAIKQKASDIHIETYEDRVLVRNRIDGVLHEVLEIQRAIAPLVISRVKVMAKLDIAEKRIPQDGRISLRIGGHNIDVRVSTLPSNHGERVVLRILDKQAAQLDLNLLGMPKSTVKSMRKMIAEPHGIILVTGPTGSGKTTSLYAMLTELNQVTRNILTIEDPIEYDLEGIGQTQVNTKVQMTFAKGLRAILRQDPDVVMIGEIRDLETAEIAVQASLTGHLVLSTLHTNSALGALTRLRDMGVESFLLSSSIVGLIAQRLVRRLCPQCKTPHQLRDDEKELMGLTADTDISKVFEPKGCDFCNHLGYKGRTGIYELITVDEVLRGMIHRQENSQTMENYLRPTTPSIRDDGFKRVLAGDTSLAEILRVTTQN, encoded by the coding sequence ATGGACAGCGAAGAAAAATTACTAAAAATCCCCTACAGTTTTGCAAAAAACCATGGGATTGTTGTTGCCAATGAAAAGAGTGACAACCAAGCTCTCGTTTATCATTTACCCAATACTTCATTGCAATCTCTTGCCGAAATAAAACGTTTATTACAATGTGAATTTACTTTAAAACAGGTTGATGAATCAGCGTTTCAACAACATTTAGCTCATGTGTATCAATCAAAATCATCCATACTCGAAGCTGCTGGAGGTATGGAGGAAGATATGGATCTTTCACTACTAGCGAGTCAATTGCCAGTCAGTGAAGACCTATTGGAAAATCAAGATGATGCACCAATAATTCGCTTATTGAATGCATTGTTTACTCAAGCAATTAAACAAAAAGCATCTGATATTCATATTGAAACTTATGAAGATAGAGTACTGGTACGTAATCGAATTGACGGCGTTTTACATGAAGTTTTAGAGATTCAGCGCGCTATCGCTCCTTTAGTTATATCTAGGGTCAAAGTGATGGCTAAACTAGATATCGCAGAAAAGCGTATTCCACAAGATGGCCGTATTTCTCTACGTATTGGTGGGCATAATATTGACGTCAGGGTATCAACCCTCCCCTCTAATCATGGTGAGCGCGTGGTATTAAGGATTTTAGACAAACAAGCGGCTCAATTGGATTTAAACCTGTTGGGAATGCCTAAATCCACAGTCAAAAGTATGCGAAAAATGATCGCAGAGCCACATGGCATTATTTTAGTTACTGGGCCCACCGGCTCCGGAAAAACTACTTCCCTATATGCTATGTTAACTGAATTAAATCAAGTCACACGTAATATTCTAACTATTGAAGATCCTATAGAATATGATCTGGAGGGTATTGGTCAGACCCAGGTTAATACCAAAGTTCAAATGACCTTTGCTAAAGGGTTAAGGGCAATTCTAAGGCAAGATCCGGATGTAGTTATGATTGGAGAAATTCGTGACCTGGAAACTGCAGAAATTGCAGTTCAAGCCAGTCTTACAGGACACTTAGTACTATCCACCTTACATACCAATAGCGCACTCGGAGCCCTGACTCGTTTGCGTGATATGGGAGTGGAATCTTTTCTTCTATCCTCAAGTATTGTGGGACTTATTGCCCAGCGTCTCGTTAGAAGATTATGCCCTCAATGCAAAACTCCCCATCAATTACGAGATGATGAAAAGGAACTTATGGGGCTTACAGCAGACACAGATATCTCAAAAGTTTTTGAGCCTAAAGGTTGTGACTTCTGCAATCACTTAGGCTATAAAGGAAGAACAGGAATTTATGAGCTCATTACGGTCGATGAAGTACTTAGAGGAATGATTCATCGACAGGAAAATTCACAGACAATGGAAAATTATTTACGGCCCACCACACCCAGTATTCGAGATGATGGATTTAAAAGAGTTCTTGCCGGTGATACATCCCTTGCAGAAATTCTTCGAGTAACCACCCAAAATTAA
- a CDS encoding GNAT family N-acetyltransferase has translation MNVKKQKIHPDVLQKMIQILQNHFATDLEISSFDFLSEAERRNILVRIKLHSKSNSVPKSIIFKQSLPEVSDQDDKEAIARFARDWAGLEFANKIHQSIHNVPYFYGGNKEYRFILIEDLGAPHISLVDSLTRRCRENAILSLSRFMRALGSFHASGFGKTVLYETILKKIDENTETLQESIGFTQTDLLKKLQDANSKLNLSLTVECISEAKSVINSLLTPGPFTVLTHGDICPDNVFDHEGARDLQLIDFEWGAVRNALLDGTYLRMCMPTCWCAKSIPEEVIIALEITYREELKQTIPAASDDVAYAKAYTEACGFWLLQQTLPFLDSTFEKDRLGPSGPVPEDSLWKAEENWVRPRVLSRLQAFIHIASRNNLLPHLRKMAEDMLFEIKQLWTDAKLLEFYPAFKTSIANQKFYIRAYEQGDEAEIYQLFYDTVHYVNCRDYNKEQLDVWAPKNPDLSQWIKSLAENYTFVAIDKKNGKILGFSDLEKNGYLNRGYVHKDYQNQGIGKALLEVREHLAIALGIPKLFADVSITAKAFFEHCGYLTEAKQNKELYGIQFRNYRMIKILTFE, from the coding sequence ATGAACGTAAAGAAACAAAAAATTCATCCCGATGTCCTACAAAAAATGATACAAATACTTCAGAACCATTTTGCAACAGATTTAGAAATAAGCTCATTTGATTTTTTAAGTGAAGCAGAACGTCGAAATATTTTGGTCCGTATCAAGCTGCACAGCAAATCAAACTCTGTGCCTAAAAGCATCATTTTCAAACAATCTCTACCTGAAGTGTCCGATCAAGATGACAAAGAAGCTATCGCTCGATTTGCTCGTGATTGGGCTGGTCTAGAATTTGCAAATAAAATTCATCAGAGCATCCATAATGTTCCTTACTTTTATGGTGGTAATAAAGAGTATCGATTTATTCTTATTGAAGATTTAGGGGCGCCACATATCAGTTTAGTTGACTCATTAACACGACGCTGCCGGGAAAATGCGATTTTGTCCTTGAGTCGCTTTATGAGGGCATTAGGTAGCTTCCATGCTTCAGGCTTTGGTAAAACCGTACTATATGAAACGATTTTAAAGAAAATTGATGAGAACACTGAAACGCTACAAGAGAGTATTGGTTTTACACAAACTGATTTACTTAAAAAACTGCAAGATGCTAATAGTAAACTCAATCTATCTTTAACCGTAGAATGCATTAGTGAAGCCAAATCTGTAATTAATTCGTTACTCACACCAGGTCCATTTACTGTGCTAACCCATGGTGATATTTGTCCAGATAATGTTTTCGATCATGAAGGGGCTCGTGATTTACAGCTCATTGATTTTGAATGGGGGGCTGTTCGGAATGCTCTACTGGATGGTACTTATCTGCGAATGTGTATGCCTACCTGTTGGTGTGCAAAGTCCATACCTGAAGAAGTCATTATTGCGTTAGAGATTACTTATAGAGAAGAACTCAAACAAACCATTCCAGCAGCATCAGATGATGTCGCCTATGCCAAAGCATATACAGAAGCCTGTGGTTTTTGGTTATTACAACAAACGCTCCCTTTCCTTGATTCAACTTTTGAAAAAGACAGACTAGGTCCTTCAGGTCCTGTTCCAGAGGATTCATTGTGGAAGGCTGAAGAAAATTGGGTACGACCGAGAGTTTTATCGCGTTTACAAGCATTTATTCATATTGCATCCAGAAACAATTTATTGCCTCACTTAAGAAAAATGGCAGAAGACATGCTCTTTGAAATCAAACAACTCTGGACTGATGCAAAACTCTTAGAATTCTACCCTGCCTTTAAAACATCAATTGCAAATCAAAAATTTTATATTAGAGCTTATGAACAGGGAGATGAGGCAGAAATTTATCAACTCTTTTATGATACCGTCCATTATGTCAACTGTAGGGATTATAACAAAGAACAACTCGATGTATGGGCACCAAAAAATCCCGATCTATCCCAATGGATAAAATCTCTAGCTGAAAACTATACCTTTGTTGCCATTGATAAGAAAAATGGCAAAATCCTTGGATTTTCCGACTTAGAAAAAAACGGTTATCTCAATCGAGGTTATGTGCATAAAGACTATCAAAATCAAGGTATTGGTAAAGCATTGTTAGAAGTTCGCGAACATTTAGCCATAGCATTAGGAATTCCAAAACTCTTCGCTGACGTTAGCATTACCGCCAAAGCATTTTTCGAACATTGTGGGTATCTTACTGAAGCGAAACAAAATAAGGAGTTGTATGGTATTCAATTTAGAAACTATCGTATGATAAAAATATTAACCTTTGAGTAA